The Mesorhizobium loti genome includes a region encoding these proteins:
- a CDS encoding LLM class flavin-dependent oxidoreductase, producing the protein MKFSLFVHMERSDLAKPHSELVGELEELVVQAEEAGFETAWIGEHHGMEFTISPNPFINIAWLAAKTRRIRLGTGTIVAPFWHPIKLAGEAAMADVISGGRLDIGIARGAYAYEYQRLFPGLEAWGAGQRMREMVPAIRGLWDGDFELSGEFWSFPSTTSSPKPLQRPYPPIWVAARDPNSHDFAVASKCNVQVTPLASGDGEVTSLMERFNTACAANPEIARPEIMLLMHTFVAEDAADADRLAQDLSQFYCQFGAWFQNKKPVRQGILEPLTEAEIAAMPHYAPDKIRQNLVIGEADEVIARLKAYEALGYDQYSIWIDSGLSHQRKKKSLQLFIDRVMPAFAEPKAGSR; encoded by the coding sequence ATGAAATTCTCGTTGTTCGTCCACATGGAGCGTTCGGATCTGGCCAAGCCGCATTCCGAGCTTGTCGGTGAGCTGGAAGAGCTGGTCGTGCAGGCCGAAGAGGCAGGCTTCGAGACCGCCTGGATCGGCGAGCATCACGGCATGGAATTCACCATCTCGCCGAACCCGTTCATCAACATCGCCTGGCTCGCCGCCAAGACCAGACGCATCCGGCTCGGCACAGGAACCATCGTCGCGCCGTTCTGGCACCCGATCAAGCTTGCCGGCGAAGCGGCGATGGCCGACGTCATCTCCGGCGGCCGACTCGACATCGGCATTGCGCGCGGCGCCTACGCTTACGAATACCAGCGGCTGTTCCCCGGTCTGGAAGCATGGGGCGCCGGCCAGCGCATGCGCGAGATGGTGCCGGCGATCCGCGGCCTGTGGGATGGCGATTTCGAACTCTCCGGCGAGTTCTGGTCGTTTCCCTCGACCACCTCGTCGCCCAAGCCGCTGCAAAGGCCCTATCCGCCGATCTGGGTGGCCGCGCGCGATCCGAACTCGCACGACTTCGCGGTCGCCAGCAAATGCAATGTGCAGGTGACGCCGCTGGCCTCGGGCGATGGCGAGGTGACCAGCCTGATGGAGCGCTTCAACACCGCCTGTGCAGCCAACCCCGAAATAGCGCGGCCGGAAATCATGCTGCTGATGCATACATTCGTTGCCGAGGACGCCGCCGATGCCGATCGCCTGGCGCAGGACCTGTCGCAATTCTACTGCCAGTTCGGCGCCTGGTTCCAGAACAAGAAGCCGGTGCGCCAGGGCATATTGGAGCCGCTGACCGAGGCCGAGATCGCGGCCATGCCGCACTATGCGCCCGACAAGATCCGGCAGAATCTCGTCATCGGCGAAGCCGACGAGGTGATCGCCCGGCTGAAGGCCTATGAGGCGCTCGGCTACGACCAATATTCGATATGGATCGACAGCGGCTTGTCTCACCAGCGCAAGAAGAAATCGCTGCAGCTCTTCATCGACAGGGTGATGCCGGCTTTTGCCGAACCGAAAGCGGGATCGCGATGA